The genomic region GAGTATATGCTCCAGCATTGAGAACAATCCCATTTGATAGATATCCTATATCATGTAATATATCTATAATTTTACCTTCATGATTACTTTGATAATAGGTCATTTCTATAGAAGAAAAAATTTTTTTTCTTTTTAATCTATTAAAATAATTTATAAAATTTTCAGTACCGTATAATTCTGGTTCTCTTTTCCCCAAAAGATTTAAATTAGGACCATTAATAATACTAATTTTTTTCATAAAAAAATTTTTTTACAGTATTATCTATTTCATTTTTATTTAAAAAATTCCAGCATCCTATTTTAATATTTTTTTTAGTAAGACCTCCAAAATTAATTCTATCTAATTGAACTACTTTATAAGTTAATTTTTTAAAAATACGTTTAATTACTCTATTCCATCCTATATGTAATCCAATTTTTATTCTATTTTTTTGTTCTCTGTATATAAAATCTATTTTTACTCTTCCTTCTCTGAGAAATATTTTTCCTTTTTGAATTTTATAGATATCTTCATCGTTAATTTTTTTATTTAGTAAAACATGATATATTTTTTTTATATTATATTTTGGATGAGTTAATTTTTCAGTTATAAATCCATCATTGGTAAGAAGTAAAACTCCTGTAGTTGAACGATCTAATCTTCCAACAGGAAAAATTCTATAATTAGAAAAATTGGGAATTAAACTCATAACTGTTTTTCTATTAAATGGATCATGTGTAGAAGTAATAAATCCCTTAGGTTTATTAAGAAGTATATATATATTATTTTTTTTTTTAATTTTATTTCCATTTAATTTTATAACATCATTTACATGTATAACTGTCCCCAATTTTGTAACGGGTATTCCATTAACTTTTACGATTCCTGATTGAATTAATTTGTCTGCATCTCTTCTAGAAGAGATGCCAGAATTGGATAAATAATGATTTAATCGTATAAATTTATTTTTTTTATTTTGTATATTATTCATTATAATTTTTAATTTTTTTTTAATCATAGTATAGTACTTAAAAACGAAATAAAACTTCTGTTGTATACTTTTTTAATATTTTTTTAGAAATATCATAATTTGGAGTAAATCCTAAAATAAATCCCCCCCCTCCAGAACCACATAATTTTAAATAATGAAGGTCAGTAAAAAGGCTTTTTTTCCATATTTTCCAAAATATTTTGGGGATCATAGGACGAAAGTGAATAAAAACCCAAGTAGAAAGTAATTTTACGTTTTTTAGCATAATTTTAAAATTTCCTTTTAAAAAGGATTCAATACATTTTTCATTATATTTCATAAATTCTTCTTTTAATATTTTTTTGAATTCATCATTTTTTAATTTTACGAAAAAAAATTTTTCTATCATAAAAGAAGTTTTTCTAGAAAAACCAGTATCCAGTAAAAAAATTGCTCCTTTCCCTTTAAATTTATTTTTTTCAGGAATTTTTATGGCCGAAATATTTGTTGATGAACGTATAAGTAATGGTTTATTAAAATAACAAATTAAAGGATCTATTCCGGAACTTTTTCCGTGGAAAAAAGATTCCATTTGGCTAAATATTTTTTTTAAAATTATTATATTTTTATTATTTAAACATTTTTTTAGTTTTTTTTTAGCATATTTATCATAAATAGAGGAAACTAAAGCACCAGAACTCCCTATTCCATATCCTTTAGGGATGTTTGATTGAAAATAAATTCCTTTTTGGATATCTTTTTGTAATTTTTTAAGATCAATTTTCACTAAATTTTTTTTACTTTTTTTTAAAAAAAATAAAAATTTATAATATTTTTTTAATTCTAAATTGGAATAAAAAAATTCTTTATTTTTGGTAGAATTAAGAAATTTTAAAGATCCTTTATAAAAATTATAAGGAATGGAAAGTCCAATAGAATTTTCTATAATTCCGTATTCTCCAAATAAAAGAACTTTAGAATAAAAAATCGATTGTTTCATACTTTTTTTTTATTTTTATTGTAAATAATAAATAATAAAAAAGAAAATAAATTTAATTAAAATCATTAAAATTATTTTTTTATAGATGAAATTTTTAAAAATAATATTTTATATTTTTTTTACCATATTTTGTAGATTCAATAATAATAAATAACGATGAAAGTAGCCTTATATGGACAAAAAATTGGAAAAAAAAATATTCCATATCTTAATCAGTTCATTGGCTATATATTTAATAATTCAATAGATATATCTATTGAAAAATCATTTTTTAATATTTTGTCTTCTTTTGAAGAATTTAAAAATCTTAATGTTCCTGTTTTTTCTCATTATAAAGAATTAACAAAAGATTTTAGTTTAATGTTTACTTTTGGAGGAGATGGAACTATTTTATCTTCTTTAACTTTTATTAGAGATACTGGAATTCCTATTGTAGGTGTAAATACAGGAAATTTAGGATTTTTAGCTACCTTTAATAAAGATGTTTTTATTAAAAAAATAGATCAAATTTTCGATCAAAAATTTCATTTGATTCCTAGAAGTCTATTGTGGTTAGAAACTTCTATTACGGATCATAATCCATTTTTTAATTTTGCATTAAATGAGATTGTGATTTTCCGAAAAGAAACTGTTTCTATGATTACTATAGACGCTTATATAGATAAGCAATTTTTGACTTCTTATTGGGCAGATGGATTAATTATTTCTACTCCTACGGGATCTACTGGATATTCTTTAAGTTGTGGAGGACCTATTATTACTCCTGAAAATAAAAATTTTGTTATTACACCTATATCTCCACATAATTTATTTTCACGTCCATTGATTATTTCCGATTGTCAAAAAGTACATTTAAAAATACATAGTAGAGTAAAATATTATTCATTATCTATGGATACTAGATTGACATCTTTAAAAAAAAATAATGAATTATATATTAGAAAAGCCCCTTTTTATATATATATTATTCAAGAAGAAAAATATACTTATTATAAAACTTTACGAGAAAAATTATTATGGGGGATGGATCAAAGAAATTAATTAATGATAAGTTAGAAAAAATCTATTTTTCTTTATTTTTTTTTATTTATATATTTGTTTTTATTAAATAGTTAGAATGATTGATATTTGAAATTATTAGAACAAATAGATTTAAATAGTCTACCTAATCACGTAGCAATTATTATGGATGGTAATGGTCGTTGGGCAGAAAAAAGAGGAAAATTGAGAACATTTGGACATGAGAATTCGATTAATTCTGTTATAGATTCTATAAATAGCTGTAAAGAATTAGGAATTCCTTACATAACTTTATATGTTTTTTCTTCAGAAAATTGGAATAGACCAAAAAAAGAAATAGATAATTTAATACGTTTATTTCATGAAAAATTAAAACATTCTTTAGAAGAAATTCATAATAAAAATGTAAAAATTATTGTTATAGGAGAAATAAAAAAATTTCCTATTATAATACAAGATAAATTACTTTTTTTTATTAAAAAAACAAAAAATAATACATCTATAACATTAGTTTTAGCCATAAGTTATGGATCTAGGGAGGAAATTTTAAGAGCAACAAAAATTATAGCTAATAAAGTTTATTTTGGAGAATTATCACTAAAAGATATTAATCTTTCTTCTTTTCAAAATTATTTATATACTACTAATAAAATACCAGATGTTGATCTTATTATTAGAACTAGTGGCGAACAACGGATTAGTAATTTTTTGCTTTGGCAATCTGCTTATGCAGAATTATATTTTACGAATATTTTATGGCCAGATTTTCGTAAAAAAGATTTTTTTGAAGCCATAATCAATTATCAAAAAAGAAAACGTCGTTTTGGAAAAGTTTTATAAATCAAAAAATTTTTTTTATTTCCGTTATTTTTTTTCTTTTTTTAGATATATCATTTTCTAAAACGGAAAATAATAATAAAAATAACCTTGAAATAATTCAGAAAGAAAAAAGGAAAGAGTTATTTTCATCTTTTTTAATTAAGAATATTTTTATTATGGGGGGAACAAAATATAATCGTGATTTTATTTCAAATTTATCTCATATTTATCCAGGAGATGAAATTTTTATACCTAGTAAAAAAATAGATCAAGCTATTAAAAAAATTATGGAAAAAGTAATCTTTTTGGAAAGATATCTATTTATAAAAAAAAATAGTTCTTCTTTAAATTCAAATGAAATAGACTTATTTTTTGATTTAGAAGATTTAATAGAAGTTGATAAGATTAATGTAAAAGGTACCGGTATAATTAAATTTTTTTCTATTGAAAAAATTAAGTCAGGAGATAAAATTTCTGAAAATTCAATTCAAATTATTAAAAACGATATTAAAAATTATTATATAAAAAAAGGATATAATGAAATTTCTATAAAAAGTAAATGGAGTATTCAGAATGGTAAAAATATTCTAAATATATATGTAGATAAAGGAAAAAAAATAGAAATAGAAAATATTTTGTTTGATGGAAATAATTATTTTTCTAAAGAAGAATTACTTAATTTTATGGTTAAGATAAGAAAAAAATTTTTTATACCAATAGTAGGAAATTCCTTTTATTTTTCTCATGAAAATATTAAAGAGGATTTAAAAAATATTTTACGTAAATATCAATCAATGGGATTTTTAGATGCTCAAGTATTTTTAGATTATATATGGAAAAAAAATTCTGGTAATTATGGAATACAAATAAAAATAATTGAAGGAAATCAATATTTTTTAGGAGATGTTAATTTTGTAGGTAATACTTTTATTAAAACAAATTTATTAAGAAAAATTTTTTCTTATAAAAAAGGAGATATCTATAATAAAATTGGAATTCATAATAATATTTTTAGTTCGGAATACGAATCTAGTATTATTTCAAAATATCTAAATATTGGACATTTATTTGTGAAAATAGTTCCAATAGAAAAAAGAATAGAAAATAATAAAATTTATTTAGAAATAAAAATAGAAGAAAATAAACCAGTATATATAAATAAAGTAAATATATCCGGAAATACAACAACTAAAGATCATGTTATTAGACGGGAATTAACTACTTATCCAGGAGATTTATTTTCTACTCAAAAAATTAAGTATAGTATGCTACGTTTAGTTGATTTAAATTTATTTGATAATAGTAAAATTCATCCTTTAATTCATCAAAATAAAGAAAATAATACTATAGATATAGAATGGCGTATAATTGAAAAAAATTCTAATCAAATTAAAATATATGGAGGATATGGTGGGGATGAATTTATTGGAAATTTTAAATTAAATTTTGGAAATTTTTCTCTAAGTAATTTTTTGAAAGTTAAATCATGGAATCCATTACCTCAAGGAGATGGGCAAAAATTATTTTTGTTTAGTAAATTTAGTAAGGATACAAAATCTTATGGATTTTCTTTTATAGAACCTTGGATAGAGAAAACTAGTCCTACATCACTTAGTTTTCATTTAAATTATTCAAAAAAGAAAATAAAAAAATCCGAAAATGTTTTTTTATTACCTAGATTTTTTAATTCTGATATAACAGTTCATGAAGGATTTATAGATAAAATAGAAATGTCTTTGAGTTTAAATAAGCCTTTAGTTATTTTAGATCCATATTCTAAAATTAGATTATCTATGGATTATGAGGCATTGAATTACAATACAAAACTATTTTCAAGTCATAATAGAAAATTGAAATATACTAATATAAAATCTTTAATTTCTTTACAAAGAATTTCAAATGATCCAGATTTTATTTTTCCTTTTAAAGGATCAGAATTAAAATTAATTGGAATATTTACTCCTCCTTATTCCATTTTATTCAGAAATACTAAAAGATTTAAAATCTATTGGATGGAATTTTTCAAAATTAAAATAAATACTTTTTGGTATAAAAAAATTATAGATAATCTAGTAATTAAAGTAGGTAATGAATTTGGATTTTTAGGAAGATACGATAAAACAAAAATATTATTTCCAATACAAAGATTTTATATGGGTGGAGATAAAAATTCATTTAATTCTAAAATAGAAAATATAGATCATATTCCATTAAGAGGATATTCTTCGCCTAATAGAAAGAATACAGAAAATATTTCTACAAATGATGGAGGACTTATTTATAATAAATCTATTTTAGAAATTCGTTATTTGATTAAGGAATTTTCTAATACATCCAAATTTTGGAGTAATATTTTTATAGAAGGAGGAAATATTAGTGATTCTTATAAAAAATTTAATCCATTAAAAATGAAAAAATCATTTGGAATTGGATTTCGGATTTTTTTATTTTCTATAGGATTTTTTGGAATAGATATATGTAATCCCGTAGATAGAAAAGATTTTTCTATTAAATCAGGATGGAAGACTAATTTTATTATAGGTAAAGATTAATTAATAATTCAGATATAAATACATAAAATATATGAAAAAAAATACAATTTTTTATTGTTTATTGTTTTTTTTCCTATTTG from Blattabacterium sp. (Cryptocercus punctulatus) str. Cpu harbors:
- a CDS encoding pseudouridine synthase, whose translation is MNNIQNKKNKFIRLNHYLSNSGISSRRDADKLIQSGIVKVNGIPVTKLGTVIHVNDVIKLNGNKIKKKNNIYILLNKPKGFITSTHDPFNRKTVMSLIPNFSNYRIFPVGRLDRSTTGVLLLTNDGFITEKLTHPKYNIKKIYHVLLNKKINDEDIYKIQKGKIFLREGRVKIDFIYREQKNRIKIGLHIGWNRVIKRIFKKLTYKVVQLDRINFGGLTKKNIKIGCWNFLNKNEIDNTVKKFFYEKN
- the uppS gene encoding polyprenyl diphosphate synthase → MKLLEQIDLNSLPNHVAIIMDGNGRWAEKRGKLRTFGHENSINSVIDSINSCKELGIPYITLYVFSSENWNRPKKEIDNLIRLFHEKLKHSLEEIHNKNVKIIVIGEIKKFPIIIQDKLLFFIKKTKNNTSITLVLAISYGSREEILRATKIIANKVYFGELSLKDINLSSFQNYLYTTNKIPDVDLIIRTSGEQRISNFLLWQSAYAELYFTNILWPDFRKKDFFEAIINYQKRKRRFGKVL
- a CDS encoding NAD kinase → MKVALYGQKIGKKNIPYLNQFIGYIFNNSIDISIEKSFFNILSSFEEFKNLNVPVFSHYKELTKDFSLMFTFGGDGTILSSLTFIRDTGIPIVGVNTGNLGFLATFNKDVFIKKIDQIFDQKFHLIPRSLLWLETSITDHNPFFNFALNEIVIFRKETVSMITIDAYIDKQFLTSYWADGLIISTPTGSTGYSLSCGGPIITPENKNFVITPISPHNLFSRPLIISDCQKVHLKIHSRVKYYSLSMDTRLTSLKKNNELYIRKAPFYIYIIQEEKYTYYKTLREKLLWGMDQRN
- a CDS encoding mevalonate kinase; the protein is MKQSIFYSKVLLFGEYGIIENSIGLSIPYNFYKGSLKFLNSTKNKEFFYSNLELKKYYKFLFFLKKSKKNLVKIDLKKLQKDIQKGIYFQSNIPKGYGIGSSGALVSSIYDKYAKKKLKKCLNNKNIIILKKIFSQMESFFHGKSSGIDPLICYFNKPLLIRSSTNISAIKIPEKNKFKGKGAIFLLDTGFSRKTSFMIEKFFFVKLKNDEFKKILKEEFMKYNEKCIESFLKGNFKIMLKNVKLLSTWVFIHFRPMIPKIFWKIWKKSLFTDLHYLKLCGSGGGGFILGFTPNYDISKKILKKYTTEVLFRF
- a CDS encoding type II 3-dehydroquinate dehydratase — its product is MKKISIINGPNLNLLGKREPELYGTENFINYFNRLKRKKIFSSIEMTYYQSNHEGKIIDILHDIGYLSNGIVLNAGAYTHTSLGIADAIKSISTPVIEVHISNIYSRELFRQKSFLSSVCKGTIFGFGLKSYELGIISFSL
- a CDS encoding outer membrane protein assembly factor, which translates into the protein MGGTKYNRDFISNLSHIYPGDEIFIPSKKIDQAIKKIMEKVIFLERYLFIKKNSSSLNSNEIDLFFDLEDLIEVDKINVKGTGIIKFFSIEKIKSGDKISENSIQIIKNDIKNYYIKKGYNEISIKSKWSIQNGKNILNIYVDKGKKIEIENILFDGNNYFSKEELLNFMVKIRKKFFIPIVGNSFYFSHENIKEDLKNILRKYQSMGFLDAQVFLDYIWKKNSGNYGIQIKIIEGNQYFLGDVNFVGNTFIKTNLLRKIFSYKKGDIYNKIGIHNNIFSSEYESSIISKYLNIGHLFVKIVPIEKRIENNKIYLEIKIEENKPVYINKVNISGNTTTKDHVIRRELTTYPGDLFSTQKIKYSMLRLVDLNLFDNSKIHPLIHQNKENNTIDIEWRIIEKNSNQIKIYGGYGGDEFIGNFKLNFGNFSLSNFLKVKSWNPLPQGDGQKLFLFSKFSKDTKSYGFSFIEPWIEKTSPTSLSFHLNYSKKKIKKSENVFLLPRFFNSDITVHEGFIDKIEMSLSLNKPLVILDPYSKIRLSMDYEALNYNTKLFSSHNRKLKYTNIKSLISLQRISNDPDFIFPFKGSELKLIGIFTPPYSILFRNTKRFKIYWMEFFKIKINTFWYKKIIDNLVIKVGNEFGFLGRYDKTKILFPIQRFYMGGDKNSFNSKIENIDHIPLRGYSSPNRKNTENISTNDGGLIYNKSILEIRYLIKEFSNTSKFWSNIFIEGGNISDSYKKFNPLKMKKSFGIGFRIFLFSIGFFGIDICNPVDRKDFSIKSGWKTNFIIGKD